In Pyxidicoccus xibeiensis, the following proteins share a genomic window:
- a CDS encoding nSTAND1 domain-containing NTPase, whose translation MNGVSLNPFQGPQPYRAADRERFFGREETIRKLANRILAHPCVTLFGPSGAGKSSVMQAGVIPLLEELHEFRTVRIDGWLADEPPLCRLVEAMHAALDLGPVIPELQPLAALDAAVELAVLRSDRPILIYLDQLEQVFFPGRRLEQTCMLMRGIGALARKPVQGLQVVLSLREDYLGRFRDRVCEMRELLEQGFRLGPLTVGEMVKVASRLVASGMPVQSWPEEELRPLMRQMRVDGQDAKDEAEVQAAFAQIVCRDLWEERGMGGILEMAEAESRVHRYLEMSLHGLGPHKEAARELLEEHLVASDGSRTLMTEQQARAVLPPGVADAVLTQLESAAVLHAEEHQGSRYFELGHDWLARKVFELKRTRRERRARVRTAALVGVLVVKALVMVWLFTWAMEQRHLAQTAQLRALQAEERECAPVPASWSPP comes from the coding sequence ATGAACGGCGTATCCCTCAATCCCTTCCAGGGGCCTCAGCCCTACCGGGCCGCGGACCGGGAGCGCTTCTTCGGGCGGGAGGAGACCATCCGGAAGCTGGCCAACCGCATCCTCGCACATCCGTGCGTGACGCTGTTCGGACCGTCGGGGGCGGGGAAGTCATCGGTGATGCAGGCGGGCGTCATCCCGCTGCTCGAGGAGCTCCACGAGTTCCGCACGGTGCGCATCGATGGGTGGCTCGCGGACGAGCCGCCGCTCTGCCGGCTGGTGGAGGCGATGCACGCGGCACTGGACCTGGGGCCGGTGATACCGGAGCTGCAGCCCCTGGCCGCGCTGGATGCGGCGGTGGAGCTGGCGGTGCTGCGCTCGGACCGGCCCATCCTCATCTATCTGGACCAGCTCGAGCAGGTGTTCTTCCCCGGGCGCCGCCTGGAACAGACCTGCATGCTGATGCGGGGCATCGGTGCGCTGGCGCGCAAGCCGGTGCAGGGGCTGCAGGTGGTGCTCTCGCTGCGGGAGGACTACCTGGGACGCTTCCGGGACAGGGTGTGTGAGATGCGGGAGCTGCTGGAGCAGGGCTTCCGCCTGGGGCCGCTGACGGTGGGGGAGATGGTGAAGGTCGCGAGCCGGCTCGTGGCGTCGGGGATGCCGGTGCAGTCCTGGCCCGAGGAGGAGCTGCGGCCGCTGATGCGGCAGATGCGGGTGGACGGGCAGGACGCGAAGGACGAGGCAGAGGTGCAGGCGGCCTTCGCGCAGATTGTCTGCCGGGACCTGTGGGAGGAGCGGGGCATGGGCGGCATCCTCGAGATGGCGGAGGCGGAGTCTCGCGTTCATCGCTATCTGGAGATGTCGCTACACGGGCTTGGGCCACACAAGGAGGCGGCTCGGGAGCTGCTGGAGGAGCACCTGGTGGCCAGCGACGGGAGCCGCACGTTGATGACGGAGCAGCAGGCGCGGGCCGTGCTGCCACCGGGCGTGGCGGATGCGGTGCTCACCCAGCTGGAGTCCGCCGCCGTGCTGCACGCGGAAGAGCACCAGGGTAGCCGCTACTTCGAGCTGGGGCACGACTGGCTGGCGCGCAAGGTGTTCGAGCTGAAGCGGACCCGACGCGAGCGACGGGCCCGGGTCCGGACGGCGGCTCTCGTGGGAGTGCTCGTGGTCAAGGCCTTGGTGATGGTCTGGCTGTTCACCTGGGCGATGGAGCAGCGACATCTGGCCCAGACGGCGCAGCTGCGCGCGCTCCAGGCAGAGGAGCGGGAGTGCGCGCCGGTGCCGGCTTCATGGTCACCCCCGTAG
- a CDS encoding CHAT domain-containing protein translates to MSWWLEIEISRAGDALRVTAQGNHGQQPAPHLLEPRLEAMASFAEWVEAAAERAEPLDEARLCQARALHRALFREGVQTVLDRMRGAAGEGQGLVRLMLREGELQAFPWEALCAPGTQRGFLGNSPDLFLARGVSSADLWQPREVSGAVKLQVISPTSELAPAALKSALHARIATGELEWLEPLTGPQAGQRALFEHLRGGQVPHVLHFICHGAVDEAGTPRLRLADVDGEECWVDVELLAQQLKASFRGNLRLVVLEACEGARPGALASAAELLARAGADAVVAHLWPVKADVARLCSSTFYRALTGAEARRGDVAYSLSEARRMVLTQHQGSAEAFSPVLYLRGRDATLFDFKARKVGAPHAAPVRASPLPASLRLLLNQRFSLLLGDRWSDERSMLEAFRVRLRRGLEEASAPAPAGLSMSALAQRYAFRMGKDSLDSEFQDVFGQHDDSVPIVESLAKRLGPGVHVTLLRRPVLELALARQRPDLTLYVVQPPEAARSRAPVMRRAGGQDTWEPLDALPTSLDLRRDVLLLRLYRGYLPRQRFEQPFLTEDDYLLGVRELESMLSHELSDALLAILRARPVLLLGMSMLTWHHRMMLYRLFEERPLPRGSLALLEPGESERELWVAGASLPGRKGVQVVETDLSELVEPVAAPFCPEAA, encoded by the coding sequence TTGTCCTGGTGGCTCGAAATCGAAATCTCCCGGGCGGGCGACGCGCTGCGAGTCACGGCGCAGGGCAATCACGGGCAGCAGCCCGCGCCACACCTGCTGGAGCCGAGGCTCGAGGCGATGGCCTCCTTCGCGGAGTGGGTCGAGGCCGCGGCGGAGCGTGCCGAGCCGCTCGATGAAGCGCGCCTGTGCCAGGCCCGCGCGCTGCACCGGGCGCTGTTCCGCGAGGGCGTGCAGACCGTGCTGGACAGGATGCGCGGCGCGGCGGGCGAGGGGCAGGGACTCGTCAGGCTCATGCTCCGCGAGGGCGAGCTCCAGGCCTTTCCCTGGGAAGCGCTCTGCGCACCGGGAACGCAGCGGGGCTTCCTGGGCAACTCGCCGGACCTGTTCCTCGCGCGCGGCGTGAGCTCGGCGGACCTGTGGCAGCCGCGAGAGGTGAGCGGCGCGGTGAAGCTCCAGGTCATCTCTCCCACGAGCGAGCTCGCACCCGCCGCGCTCAAGAGCGCGCTGCATGCCCGCATCGCGACGGGGGAGCTGGAGTGGCTGGAGCCCCTCACAGGGCCGCAGGCCGGCCAGCGCGCGCTGTTCGAGCACCTGCGCGGCGGGCAGGTGCCGCACGTCCTCCACTTCATCTGTCATGGCGCGGTGGATGAGGCGGGCACGCCCCGGCTGCGGCTGGCGGACGTGGACGGCGAGGAGTGCTGGGTGGACGTGGAGCTGCTGGCCCAGCAGCTCAAGGCGAGCTTTCGCGGCAACCTGCGCCTCGTCGTCCTCGAGGCGTGCGAGGGCGCGCGGCCCGGAGCCTTGGCGAGCGCGGCGGAGCTGCTCGCCCGGGCCGGCGCGGATGCCGTCGTCGCGCACCTGTGGCCGGTGAAGGCCGACGTGGCGCGGCTGTGCTCGTCCACGTTCTACCGGGCGCTGACGGGGGCGGAGGCTCGCCGGGGGGATGTGGCCTACAGCCTGAGCGAGGCCCGGCGCATGGTGCTGACGCAGCACCAGGGCAGCGCAGAGGCATTCTCCCCGGTGCTGTACCTGCGGGGGCGGGACGCGACGTTGTTCGACTTCAAGGCGCGCAAGGTGGGGGCACCGCATGCCGCGCCGGTGCGGGCAAGCCCGCTGCCGGCCTCCTTGCGGCTGCTGCTCAACCAGCGCTTCTCGCTGCTGCTCGGCGACAGGTGGAGCGACGAGCGCTCCATGCTGGAGGCCTTCCGGGTGCGGCTGCGGCGGGGCCTGGAAGAGGCGAGCGCCCCCGCTCCGGCCGGGCTGTCGATGAGCGCGCTCGCGCAGCGCTATGCCTTCCGCATGGGCAAGGACAGCCTGGACTCCGAGTTCCAGGACGTCTTCGGGCAGCACGACGACTCCGTGCCCATCGTGGAGTCGCTGGCGAAGCGGCTGGGGCCCGGTGTCCATGTCACGCTGCTGCGGCGGCCGGTGCTGGAGCTGGCGCTGGCCCGGCAGCGGCCGGACCTCACGCTCTATGTCGTGCAGCCGCCGGAGGCCGCGCGGTCGCGCGCGCCGGTGATGCGACGCGCGGGCGGGCAGGACACCTGGGAGCCGCTGGACGCGCTGCCGACGTCGCTGGACCTGAGGCGGGACGTGCTCCTGCTGCGGCTGTATCGCGGGTACCTGCCGCGCCAGCGGTTCGAGCAGCCGTTCCTCACGGAGGACGACTACCTGCTCGGAGTGCGCGAGCTGGAGTCGATGCTGTCTCACGAGCTGTCAGACGCGCTGCTGGCCATCCTGCGGGCGCGGCCCGTGCTGCTGCTCGGCATGTCCATGCTGACGTGGCACCACCGGATGATGCTGTACCGGCTGTTCGAGGAGCGTCCCCTGCCGCGAGGGAGCCTGGCGCTGCTGGAGCCGGGGGAGTCAGAGCGGGAGCTGTGGGTGGCGGGCGCGAGCCTGCCCGGGCGAAAGGGCGTGCAGGTAGTGGAGACCGACTTGAGTGAGCTCGTGGAACCGGTGGCCGCGCCCTTCTGTCCGGAGGCGGCATGA
- a CDS encoding serine hydrolase yields the protein MRGGIGSGWLSLLVTLLGTLAGAATLPSEPAPWRSVLHAGVTAAARDFDGELALYVRDVATGEEYAYNASTPMYLSSAIKLAVMLEVLRQIDAGVLTLQTPIVFEPDDVRDGMGPLAQVRPGTALPVETLLEYMMVHSDNAAADLLMGHVRMDRVNAHLAQRGLRFGPLVTLLEDRRRVYGKLDPRGAELTPAQIRELGRRNSLGARARFLSELLGRSPAWTGRELDAAFQSFYDEGTNSTSMHEVGRLLEQVARCEGLGPASCKRAHDLMRRCHTGRARILAGLPSTARWAHKTGTQHRRACDVGILQLAEGRSLVVAACTRGFLRVSDAEQLLAGLGRTLTRAFKDLAPLSTR from the coding sequence GTGCGCGGCGGCATCGGAAGCGGGTGGCTGTCACTCCTGGTGACGCTGCTCGGGACGCTGGCCGGTGCCGCCACCCTCCCCTCCGAGCCGGCCCCGTGGCGCTCCGTCCTGCACGCGGGCGTCACGGCAGCCGCGCGTGACTTCGACGGGGAGCTCGCGCTCTACGTCCGCGACGTCGCGACAGGCGAGGAGTACGCCTACAACGCAAGCACTCCCATGTACCTCTCGTCGGCCATCAAGCTGGCCGTGATGCTGGAGGTGCTGCGCCAGATCGACGCGGGAGTGCTCACCCTCCAGACGCCCATCGTCTTCGAGCCCGACGACGTGCGCGACGGCATGGGCCCGCTCGCGCAGGTCCGTCCGGGCACGGCGCTGCCGGTGGAGACGCTCCTCGAGTACATGATGGTGCACAGCGACAACGCAGCAGCGGACCTGCTCATGGGCCACGTCCGCATGGACCGTGTGAATGCGCATCTGGCGCAGCGGGGCCTGCGCTTCGGCCCGCTCGTCACGCTCCTGGAGGACCGGCGCCGCGTCTACGGGAAGCTCGACCCGAGGGGCGCGGAGCTGACGCCCGCGCAGATTCGCGAGCTGGGCCGGCGCAACTCGCTGGGCGCGCGCGCCCGGTTCCTCTCCGAACTGCTGGGCCGCTCGCCCGCGTGGACGGGGCGCGAGCTCGACGCGGCCTTCCAGTCCTTCTACGACGAGGGCACCAACTCCACCTCCATGCACGAGGTGGGCAGGCTGCTCGAACAGGTGGCCCGCTGCGAGGGCCTCGGCCCGGCCTCCTGCAAGCGCGCGCATGATTTGATGCGCAGGTGCCACACGGGGCGCGCGCGGATTCTCGCGGGCCTCCCCTCCACCGCGCGCTGGGCCCACAAGACGGGCACGCAGCACCGGCGCGCCTGCGACGTGGGAATCCTCCAGCTCGCCGAGGGCCGCTCCCTCGTCGTGGCCGCGTGCACCCGGGGCTTCCTTCGCGTCTCGGACGCGGAGCAGCTCTTGGCCGGGCTCGGACGCACGCTGACGCGGGCCTTCAAGGACTTGGCGCCCCTGTCCACGCGGTAG
- a CDS encoding YqiA/YcfP family alpha/beta fold hydrolase produces the protein MSTTPPVPTPTGLRWLYLHGFASGPDSTKGVAMARHYAAQGLHVERINLRVPSMEELRLSAMLDTVRAALGGPEDRAVLIGSSLGGLVASRVAEQDARVCALVLLAPAFRVVEQLHRRMGDAGWAHWEKAGWIETDDFAEKRKVRIHSGFIPDAEAVDARTGGWPDVRVPTLIIHGRADDTCLLRYSHQWAEGRRHVRVVEVDDGHELTASLPRITAESDAFLRPWGVGPRP, from the coding sequence ATGAGCACGACACCGCCCGTTCCGACACCTACCGGCCTTCGCTGGCTGTACCTGCACGGCTTCGCCTCGGGCCCGGACTCCACGAAGGGCGTGGCCATGGCGCGGCACTACGCGGCCCAGGGCCTCCACGTGGAGCGCATCAACCTGCGCGTGCCCTCCATGGAGGAGCTGCGCCTGAGCGCCATGCTGGACACGGTGCGCGCCGCGCTCGGAGGCCCCGAGGACCGCGCCGTCCTCATCGGCTCCAGCCTGGGCGGCCTCGTCGCCTCGCGCGTGGCGGAGCAGGACGCCCGGGTGTGTGCGCTGGTGCTGCTGGCGCCGGCCTTCCGCGTGGTGGAGCAGCTCCACCGCCGCATGGGCGACGCGGGCTGGGCACACTGGGAGAAGGCGGGCTGGATTGAGACGGACGACTTCGCGGAGAAGCGCAAGGTGCGCATCCACTCGGGCTTCATCCCGGACGCGGAGGCGGTGGACGCGCGCACGGGCGGCTGGCCCGACGTGCGGGTCCCCACCCTCATCATCCACGGGCGCGCGGACGACACGTGTCTGCTCCGCTACTCCCACCAGTGGGCCGAGGGCCGACGCCATGTCCGCGTGGTGGAGGTGGACGACGGCCACGAGCTGACCGCCTCCCTGCCCCGCATCACCGCCGAGTCCGACGCCTTCCTCCGCCCCTGGGGAGTGGGCCCCAGGCCCTGA